A window of the Bradyrhizobium ottawaense genome harbors these coding sequences:
- a CDS encoding SUMF1/EgtB/PvdO family nonheme iron enzyme, with translation MLIAFKIKFALACAAGLAGPLAVAPLVMENSALDANLRDRQAIVELHSGSSPYRVNGDFTHAGKQASAPLIQVSLPKPLAIMKHQVSSTDYQACVDDGACRALDRGVVVAADRPAVQISWHDANGYAAWLSRKSGETWRLPTDEEWAFAAGSKFKDDGIVIDDNDPSKRWIARYEREADRAPSDPGTRSFGSFGSNENGLQDVGGNVWEWTASCFVRRVLDDAGKVVSESPNCGVRVVEGQHRAYVTDFIRDAKAGGCAVGVPPNNLGFRLVVERDRWPGVQHLVSRVKALL, from the coding sequence ATGCTGATCGCATTCAAAATCAAGTTCGCTCTGGCCTGCGCAGCGGGCCTTGCGGGTCCGCTGGCGGTGGCGCCGCTGGTGATGGAGAACAGCGCTCTGGACGCGAACCTTCGAGATCGCCAGGCCATCGTCGAACTGCATTCCGGATCGTCCCCCTACCGCGTCAACGGCGACTTCACCCACGCTGGCAAGCAGGCGTCCGCGCCGCTGATTCAGGTCAGTCTTCCCAAGCCGCTCGCAATCATGAAACACCAGGTTTCGTCCACCGACTACCAGGCTTGCGTCGATGATGGCGCCTGCCGCGCGCTTGACCGCGGTGTGGTCGTCGCCGCGGACCGCCCTGCCGTACAGATCTCCTGGCACGATGCCAACGGCTATGCCGCTTGGCTATCGCGCAAGAGCGGCGAGACCTGGCGGCTGCCGACCGACGAAGAATGGGCATTTGCTGCGGGCAGCAAGTTCAAGGACGACGGCATTGTCATCGACGACAACGATCCGTCAAAACGCTGGATCGCCCGCTACGAACGAGAAGCCGACCGCGCTCCGTCCGACCCAGGCACCCGTTCATTCGGAAGCTTTGGCTCCAACGAGAACGGCCTGCAGGACGTCGGCGGAAACGTCTGGGAATGGACGGCATCCTGCTTCGTCCGCCGCGTGCTTGACGATGCCGGCAAGGTCGTCTCGGAAAGCCCCAACTGCGGCGTGCGCGTCGTCGAGGGCCAGCATCGCGCCTACGTTACCGACTTCATCCGCGACGCCAAGGCGGGCGGCTGCGCCGTCGGCGTTCCTCCCAACAATCTCGGCTTCCGTTTGGTCGTCGAGCGCGACAGGTGGCCCGGCGTGCAGCATCTCGTCAGCCGCGTCAAAGCTCTCCTTTAG
- a CDS encoding ABC-type transport auxiliary lipoprotein family protein, whose protein sequence is METRAPFAVVGAFVLAAIVAVFGFVYWLNASGGLGPRTSYHVRFDGPVPGLLVGAGVLFNGIRVGEVTELGLAPDDPRRVNATISVTTTTPVRSDTKVGLEFQGLTGVPVIALEGGVMLANNGEVPTLIAEPGAGQGMTQAARDALRKVDSVLTENSGALKDTIGNFKIFSEGLARNTGKLDGIVAGLERMTGVTAPPPKITYDLRAVPSAGPAGKTINVQWAIPEPTAVVMLETQRFLFSPPQEVPGFAEAMWADALPKLIQARLIESFENYDLAHAPLRVADLGQPEFQLLIDVRRFRIALDQQPTAEIGLSARIVDKNGKVVASRLFEGSNKIDSVAPAPAVEAFSEVFGRIAKEMIAWTTEIF, encoded by the coding sequence ATGGAAACCCGCGCTCCCTTCGCCGTTGTCGGCGCTTTCGTTCTGGCGGCCATCGTCGCCGTGTTCGGCTTCGTCTACTGGCTGAATGCCTCCGGCGGGCTCGGTCCGCGCACCTCCTATCATGTCCGGTTCGACGGACCGGTGCCGGGCCTGTTGGTCGGCGCCGGCGTGCTGTTCAACGGCATCCGCGTCGGCGAGGTGACGGAGCTCGGGCTTGCGCCGGACGATCCGCGCCGCGTCAACGCCACCATTTCGGTGACGACGACCACGCCGGTGCGATCAGACACCAAGGTCGGCCTTGAGTTCCAGGGCCTCACCGGTGTTCCCGTCATCGCGCTGGAAGGCGGCGTGATGCTGGCGAATAACGGCGAGGTGCCGACGCTGATCGCCGAACCCGGCGCAGGACAGGGCATGACCCAGGCCGCGCGCGACGCGCTGCGCAAGGTGGATTCGGTGCTGACGGAAAATTCCGGCGCGCTGAAGGACACCATCGGCAATTTCAAGATTTTTTCGGAAGGCCTGGCGCGCAATACCGGCAAGCTTGACGGCATCGTCGCCGGCCTCGAACGGATGACCGGCGTCACCGCGCCGCCACCGAAGATCACCTACGATCTGCGCGCCGTGCCGAGCGCCGGCCCCGCCGGCAAGACCATCAATGTGCAGTGGGCCATTCCGGAGCCCACCGCAGTGGTGATGCTGGAGACGCAACGCTTTCTGTTTTCGCCGCCGCAGGAAGTTCCCGGGTTTGCCGAGGCCATGTGGGCCGATGCGCTGCCGAAGCTGATCCAGGCGCGGTTGATCGAGAGTTTCGAGAATTACGATCTTGCGCACGCACCGCTGCGCGTCGCGGATTTGGGCCAGCCCGAATTTCAGCTGCTGATCGATGTCAGGCGGTTCCGGATTGCACTCGACCAGCAGCCGACGGCCGAGATCGGATTGTCGGCGCGGATCGTCGACAAGAACGGCAAGGTTGTCGCCTCCCGCTTATTTGAGGGTAGCAATAAAATCGATTCGGTCGCGCCGGCGCCGGCAGTTGAAGCGTTCAGCGAAGTGTTCGGCCGGATTGCCAAGGAGATGATAGCGTGGACGACGGAGATATTCTAA